The stretch of DNA ttcagataaattcaaagcATCTCTGAGAACAAAAGCAGAACGAAAGATATTCTAACAGAATAAACTAACAGGGCCCTGCTTTCTCTTTGTATTTAAATGATTCAAACTGTAGAAAACAGAGCTGGTTGATGTTGGACCATTAACAACCATCGGACTTCTTTTCTTGGCCTTCATGCAGTTTGTTTTCAGATGCTTCAATAACTCAGATGATCTGTTCTTGGTtaacatccaaaattcatagaATTTGATTAATTGAGCAGCTCTAAGTTTGATTTAAGGAAGAATTTTAAAGTTCAGTGATTTTAATTAATAAAAACCTTTAAGAGTCTTCAGGAACAAACTTCAGATCTAATTTTTAAGtctcctttttttaatttacaaaaAGAAGTGATTGGTCGGGCCATGGTGGTCACTGGTCTCTAAACTAAACCCGACCTGCTCCAGTTTGACACTGAGAACCCAGAGCTGAGGCTGAACCTGTTTCACAGTGAGGGAATTAAACATAAAGAAGAAAGTTCAAGAACCAACAGAGTTAAACACAAAGCAACTTACAGACACATCCCACAATCCTCTTGTTTGTGATGGAGGGAACCAGGTGGGGGTCGGTTTTGGAGCCAGCGTAACCTTTGGGCTTCATCATGTTGTAGGGATCCTTCAggagggaggagaaggaggaggaggatgaaggaTAGTCATGTCACTACAGTCATCATTCAGATCTGTGTTTGAAGGCATCTCTGAAGCCAACATCAGACCTCATTAAGTTCAACAACATATCAGAGACTCAGATCGGCTGCTGTCGGATAAGAAGCCAGAAGTTTTAATTAAACTGCCGATCAGCAGAATGAGACTGCTGATCGGCAGTCTCATTCTGCCGATCAGCAGAATGAGACTTATTTCTAAGCAGTGTTTCTCAGTCCTGACCCCCGGGCCCTCTGCTCTGCCCCATACTTACACAAATGACTGGTAAAGGGAATAAAGATGCAGGTAATTGttagtttttatttgttttacagcatgaacaaaatctaaaaatgaTTCAAGGACTCAAACATCCCAACCATCAAGAGATGTCATTTAAAACAGTTTGTCTGTGCTGAATGTTGAAGGACTTTTCTGGACAAGTCATTATCTCAGATCTGTGTTCTGAGCAGGAGTGGACTAAATGTACGTTTCCATTCCCATCTACGACGCTGAAACGCTGCAGGGAGCGTCGACAATCTGCTGTCATGACAGACCGATTTCCAACATTTCACTTCTGAACAATGACAAACTGGCCCCGACTGTTCTGGCTGCAACAGAAGCAGTGCATTACGTTGGACATTTTAACGCATCTAAGCCTGTTACATCTGGAGTTACTAATGGTGAGCGAACATTTATGTTTCACCGCCTGCAGGTCGCAGAAGAGTTTCCGAGTCCGAGGAGAAAAACTtctaaatagaatagaatagaaaaatactttattcatcccccaatgggggaaaattaaaaaaaatgggggaaattcaaaaatgGAAATGTACATTGTAAATGTACAATTTAAAAGATTTTAGGGGACTAATGACAGCTGGAGTGAGACCTGAGACCATGTGGATTAAAATGGCTGACTGCCCTGAACAAAAAACACTCAGTTACACAGAGCACTAATCAACATGGCGGGCTATCTTTCATCCTATGCTAGTCTTCAGTATCGGACCGTTTCTCAATATGCGTACTTGTCTGTACTCATGTTCTCGTGTACTTCTGAAACGTCATCACTAAAGGACCAAGTACTGTTCCAATTCAAAGTATGCATCCAGACAAGTATGCTCCACATTCCCGGATGTGTACTTGCTCCGCCCATTTTATCAAGTACATTTCTGTGGTGACTTGTGTAGACAGCTTGCTATCCCAGAAAGCAGTGCGGGTCAAGCGAAGATGGCAGAGGAGTTGACAAAAGTTGACAGGTATGCCATTAGCCTGCTCCTCCTCCGCATCCTGGCTCATCACTCCCGTTTCTCCCTCCTCAGCCTTATCGCTTCCTCTTCAGCTTTAAAATAAAGTATTCCAACAGCAGCTGCAAGCACAGCTTGGTAcattttcaatcatttttagaagttttgatttttctttgctgTTGAAAATCACACACGGGCAGCGATGAACAGAAAAATCATAAACAATcttttaagtttttatttttatttttggtgtCAACGTCTTTGATGTAATCAAGTACGCTTCCGTTCCAAATGCACAATGAGCGTACTTGCGTACTTCTGTACTCAGAAGTCTGTACTTCCGACAAGTCCATACTTGTCCAGTAACCTCCAGTTAAACTGCGGCTAATCGCTGTGTGTTTGGGGACTTTATAAACCTCACGTCTCAGATAAGTGCTGCTCATTTCCCAGTTTGCTGGCTGCATGTAACGACCTCCTGAAGCACGATTAACCGCCTCTCTGGTGTCCTGGAGGACTCGTTTAGTCAGCCTTGAGGAACCGGAGGCTAAAAGTGACCGAGATCTTCGGCCATTCGCCAATTCTACAGGGTAACATGTTCCGATGAGCTGGGAGTGTTTCTGAAATACTCAGGAGTTCTTGTCAGCTCCAAAGTGTTTCAGTCTGGATCAAACTGAATCATGTTTCGGTTACAGACTTGCAGACCAATTACAGGAATAGAACAGTTTCTACTTTGAATATGCTCCCAACACATAAaagtacagtgaaccctcgctataacgcggttcacctttcacggtctcgctgcttcacggatttgcatcgtgcattgtgttctgcattctgattggctaaacagtctctccgcttcttctctacctgtgtgtcaataacgttgcggtttaatatgtacacgtacacgttcattacagttctgaaacataatcgatggtggcatgtcggtatataaaaatctttttgcccagaagaaaaaaaaagagcgacaacaactaccgatctatgttcttctctcgaaaaaacacacctgcaccgcaggcgttagaagaaaaaaacgctacagagcggagtcaggatgcagcagctcagtcagaagagcagtgaaatacacgcgagtcactatttatcctactgtactttgtatttcttttcataatcatttttcattttctcccgttctaatccaatgactcgggtcgcggtggggcggcgctgatctccgcaatttgaagccttcagttcgtattgatgattaaaatgattattttacagtacagtagttatttgttaaaaaaaacgtttatacagtacttttatttgttaaacaaatgcttgggcctgtaaaaaggtgttgttctttggtttcaatgtattatggagtatttcattgtataataattgtaaaattttgcctatcacgggttctttttggaacgtaacttTGGAACGTAATCCCcacgaaaaacgagggttcactgtaactAGAATGTACTGTTTAAGCAGACCAAGTAAGAACAAACAGCGGCAGTCTGAGGTGAAAACAACCTACGAAGCCACCAGCAGGACTGAACAACATCCTGGACCTTTGTTTCTCGGAACAAAGAACGTAATCAGTTCTGTTTGATTCATTCAACAAATTTCACTTTTCAATGACTGGTGGAGCCGAGTGTCAATGTGCACAATGATCTGTGATGGTTGATTCAGGTTAAAGGAATAAACTAATGAGTGACCGTACCGTTCCGTCCTTCATGGCCTTCATGATGATCTTCTCCAGTCCAGTGGCCTGCTCCTCATCAGTGGGAATCCCTGCAAACATGTCAGAGTACAGCAGTCTAATCATctattattattcattattacCCTAACTTAAAGATAGAGATGCAGTGGCTGTGTAGTTTCATCAGAAGAAACCAGAAACCAGAAACCAATTAAACCTTCCAAGAACCAAAAGTCGGGACAACTTTTCAGTCTTTGGACAAAAACTACAGAATTTAATTTATCAAACCTTTAAATTACAAAGCTTTGTAGTAGAAGATACAAAGTGTTAAATCGGAGTGAGTGTGGCTGCTTAAACTCAAGTAAATACCAGCCAGATGTGTCCCAGATTGACTtcacttcacccagggaactgacTCTGGGACAGTTCGGTCCATCAAGCTGGAACCTTCCTGTCACTTCAGAAATAAAACCTAAGTACCTTTAAATTtgtaaacatttattaaaaagataaatgaccaacattaaaaaaaaactgatttggaAATATTTAAACTATAGACTTACATTCTCTCCACATATTTTTCAGAATAAGAGCTTAACCTAGTAATTAGTAATAAATTAGTAATAAATCCAAATTATCGGTTAATCGAGTAGGAACTTTTAAGATCAACAGCCTCCCGATACCTCGTTTGGTAACGCAAGTTAAACATAATGATAACTTAACTGTACAGTTTCGATAAGTACAATACCACAGTAAAAATAACATACAAATCAAATGCATTTGTTAAAACTGTCGATTTTTGCGGGTTAATCATTAACAACGACGTTTGACCGCTTGCTATCGTTGCTAAGCTAATGCTAAAAAGCAAAGTTAGCTCTTCGCTTTAAAATCAACCGTTTCGAGTTATATGTTATTTTACAATGAGCCGAAGTGAAGATGGTTTCAGATTAAAACTATAGAGCAAAACTTTCAACCTTTGATGCACTAATGGGTTTAGCAGAAACACaatttaaaagtttttaaacTTGATTTGGCCTGCCCCATAAGAGAGTCGCAGAGACAGGAAGAGCTCGTCGGTCAGCGGGATCAACCTTTTCTTAGCTCATATTTGTGTGTTTAAGGCGTTGTGTTGGTTCCATCCTCACCTCCAGCCGCCATACTGCGGGTCAGAGCCGGAACCCGGGAAGCTTGACAGCTCGCCGCGGCTCTGAAACCTGTACGAAGCAGTAACCTTGCAGCCATTTCTCCTTCTGTGGCGTCTGTCAAGTGCGGACGAATAATGATGACGTATGCCATTCTTCTGCAGAGGTTAGACATTTGCCTACCAGTTTTCTTGCATTAGCGCCCTCTTCTGTTTCAAAGTTCTCCAACGTTCTCTATTGGGGACAAgt from Odontesthes bonariensis isolate fOdoBon6 chromosome 22, fOdoBon6.hap1, whole genome shotgun sequence encodes:
- the LOC142372717 gene encoding cytochrome c oxidase subunit 5B, mitochondrial-like; the encoded protein is MAYVIIIRPHLTDATEGEMAARLLLRTGFRAAASCQASRVPALTRSMAAGGIPTDEEQATGLEKIIMKAMKDGTDPYNMMKPKGYAGSKTDPHLVPSITNKRIVGCVCEEDNTAVVWFWLQEGEPQRCPSCGAHYKLVAHELPH